The nucleotide sequence GGCAGCAGGCGCCATAAACCAAAGCGGGACATTCAGCCCGGCAGAAGAGCTAAATTTATAGGAATAGTCCGGTTTATTGTCAAAAAAAATTCCGCATGATTGCTTACCTGTAAGATTAAGGCTCATGCCCAGAGGAAGCCTTTGACTGATCCCTAAGGATGCAGCAATATCAAAAGCCTTATAGTGCTTATCCAGTTCTGTGCCTGAAACAGAAGTATTTACATCAAGATACGGAAAAGGCATCCACCCTGCAAATTCCGAAAACAGGAGTCTTTCATTAAATTTAAAGCTTAATTCCATTTTTTTATATTGCCGATTTTTTTGAAGAAGAGGATTTACCCTGTCAAAAAACTCGTTTATCCCGACTTCCATTTTTATTTCAGCATTGGCCGAAAATAAAATAAGACCAAAAACTATATTTAACACAAACTCTTTCATTTTACCTCCAATCTTTTTAGTATAAATGACAGAATAGAACCTGTTTCGGTGATTATTGACGCCTCGGCATCCAATCCCACTTTTAGAAAATGAGCCATTCCCTTTTTATCCGGCAAGGTATTCCCATCCAATTTTACAAAGACGGCATACTCGGAATTTTTTGCTCCCAAAAAAACATCGGGAAGTATGGTTTCCACTTGCCCGTCAAGACTGCCGAACTCATGATGAGGAAAGGCCGGAAATTTTAAACGAACCTTCATATCTTCTCTTACAAGCCCGGCTTTCGAAGAAGGGAGTCTTAACACAACCCTAATGTTTTCACTTGAGGAAGGCACAATCTTTAATATTTCTTGGCCGCTAAAAACATTATCCCCGCAGTTAAGAGATGAAATTTCCTGCACTTCTCCCGAAATAGGAGCATAAACTGTAAAAAGTTTTAAACTTTCTTCCATTTTAAAAAGGGAATTGCTTAAATTTTCTTTTTGAAGCTCTAAGGCCTCTTTTTCGCTGAGAAGGGAATGGAAAAAAGAATTTTTATACTGCTCCAAGTCTCTTTTGCTTTTTTCAACATTTAGATTGAGAAGCTCAATTTTTTGGTTTGCCAAACTAAAATAAGGAAGAGCTTTTTCCTCTTCAAAAATCCTAGAATTCAGCTCCAAAGCTTTTTTCAAATTGGTTTTTACCGAAAAATAATTTTCCATCCGTTTATAAGCTATTTTTCTTTCAAATGGAACAAGCATTAAGTCTTTTTCAGCACTTTTTATGCAGGCCTCAGTATCCTTAATTTTTTGTTCGATTTTTATCATCAGATCCTCAAGGTTTTGCCTTTCCTTTTGGGCAACCGTATCGTCAATGTTTAAAAGAATAGCCCCTTTTTCGACATATTGACCTGAGGTAAAGTGAATATTTTGTATCTTCCCTGCCGTAAAACTTTTTACAAAGGAAACATTTTCTATGGGACGCACCATTCCTGAAGCCCTTACAACTTCTTCTTTTTTTCCTAAAATAAGCCAAGCCGTTGTGCAAAGAGCCAGAAGGCAGATAATTGAAATTACGGAACTGAAAATTCCCGTTTTTTGCTCTTGAAGCACCTCGCCGGTATAGGTTAAGTCCTCAACATATAAGATGGATTTCATGCTACATACTCCTCCTTATTTTGAGTTTCCCACAATCTTGAATAAACCCCGTCTTTTTCGAGCAAGTCTGCGTGTGTTCCCGCCTCGGCTATTTCGCCCTTATCGAACACGAAGATTTTATCGCAGTCCTTGATTGAGCTTAACCTGTGAGCAATGATTATTGAAGTCCGGCCTGCACCGATTTCTTTGAGAGTATTCAAAACTTCCGCTTCAGAAATTCCGTCCAGAGCTGAAGTAGCCTCATCCAAAATCAACATGGATGGATTGTGTAAAAGGATACGTGCAATAGCTATACGCTGCCTTTCTCCTCCGGAAAGGGTGGTGCCTTGCTCCCCGACAAGGGTATTGTACCTATCGGGCATGGATTCGATAAAAGAAGCAGCGCCTGAAACCTCGGCAGCGGTCATCATCCGCCTGTAATCGCCGTTTCCCGAACTCCAATTTATATTTTCCGCTATCGTCCCCGAAAACAAGAGAATGTCCTGAGGAACATAGCCTATTTGCTTACGATAAGAATCGTTTTTTAGGTCTTTTAGATTTATATCGTCTACAAAAATATCCCCCTCCTGTGCAGAATAAAATTTCATCAAAAGCTTTGCAAGGGTGGTCTTGCCGGAACCTGAAGCACCGACAAAGGCTACCCTTTCACCGGGATTTATACTTAAATTTATGTTCTTCAAATTTTTTGAATGGGAATCGTAGCCGAAGGATAAATTTTTTATATCGATTTTGCCAGCAAGGCCATTCGATTCGATTTTTCCCTTATCCAAATTTTCTTCGGTTTCTTCATCAAAGATTTCGGCAAGCCTTTCCGCCGCAACATAGGCCTCTTGAAGCTGAGGCTGCAGAGTTAAAAGCCTTGCAAGAGGATCCAAAAAATAACCTGAAAGGATGACAAAGGAAATTAATTGGCCTAAAGACATTGAACCGTTTAAGATATTTAAACTTCCGAGCCAATAAATAGCCAAGGTTCCGCATCTTCCGATAAAATTTTGGAGGCTGTTTTGATAATTGGAAAAAGATGCAAGTTTGATACCCTTTCTGATGGCATTTACGATTTTAAACTCGGCTCTTTCAAGGGCCTTAGATTCGGCACCCAAGGCTTTGATTGTAGCTATTCCGTTTAGGCTTTCAACAATACAGGAGTGTTTTTCGGCCTCTGCGGAGGCCCTGGCCCTTATCATTTTTTGATAAGGTCTTGCATAAAACCATACCAAAACCGAACTTACCACAACAGGAACAAGGGCTGCAACAAGCAAATTGGAACCGAGGGAGATTAAAAATATTGCTCCGAAAATAAGCATCAAGGAGTCTAAAACAACGGTCAAGGCCGTAGCGGAAATAACCTGCCTTATCGTAACCGTATCGTTCATTCTTGCAACAAGCTCTCCGGTCTTTTTTTCGGTAAAAAAGCGCATCGGCAAATGAAGGATATGCTCAAAATATCGATACACCAAAACCGTATCAATCTTATAACTCATACTCATCAGCAGCTGATTCCTAGCCAACCCCAAAAGACTTCTAAAAATAATTACGCCCAAAAAACCTACCGAAAAACCGGTAAGGGTCTCTCTTAAATTGGAACTTAGTACCTCATCAATCAAAAACCTAAAATAAAACGCACTAATAATGCCCAAAAAAGACAGGATAACGCTCGCAATTAAAATTTCCGCGCATATCTTTTTGTGCGATTTTAGAATAGGCAAAAATCTGGTTAAGCCCTTTGATGAAGACCCCTTGTCTGAAAAATCCGGCCGGGGCAAAAGTACAAAAAACACCCCTGTCCAATTTTTTTGAAAAACCTCTGTGTTTATCTTTTTATATCCTTCGGAAGGATCCGCCAAATAAACATAGTTTGAATCCGATTTATAAACGACAAGATAATGGTTATCGCTCCCCCTTACAGCATGAGCAATAAAGGGCATAGGAATATTTTTTGGAATTTCTTTTGATTCAGAAACAGCCCCTCGGCATGAAAACCCTAAGGTCTCGGCAGCATGAATTATGCCCAAACCTGAGGCTCCCTTCTTACCGCCTTGAAGCAGCCTTCTTATCTTGCCCATATCGATAGGCTTCTCATAATGCCTGCATATATTTGCAATACATGCAGCTCCGCAATCTTCGCGGTTTTTTTGTAAAATTATATTTTTCATATATACCTCTCTATAATTCTTATAGTTTTTTTTTGTAATTAATAGTAATTTTTTAAATATGTGAGAAAAAAAATTACAGCTTGAAAAAAGAGTAAAAAAAGAGTATTATTAGTTAATATCAAATGGGAGGTATTTAATGAAGAAAAATTATAAATTACTGATTTTGATGTCTATCCTTGTGCCGCTTTTTTTTGCATCATGTGCATCAAAGCAAAAAACACAAGATATTCCGCCTGAGCCGAAAGTAGAAGAAGTAAAGGCTCCAGTTGTAGAAAAAGAAGAGCCTAAACAGGAAGTTGTTAAGCCGGAAGTACCCAAGACTGACCCTCTTCTTGCTGAACTAAAACTTTTTCAAGGTCAAAACGGAAAGGTTAACAAGGCGAGAAAAAAGGCTGTAGAGCTGGGCGCCGATAAGGCCTATGCAGAGCTTTTCCAAGTTCCGGAGACCTTAAGACAAAAGGCCGACTCTGATGCACAAGCCGGAAACTATAAAGCCGCAATTGCAAAATATAATGAAGCCATCATCAGATATGACACTCTTTCAAATCTAATGAATGCGGCAACTTTAAGGACCGAAATTGAAAGCAATAACTTTGGAAGCTATTCACCGGCAGACTATGTTGAGGCCGAAAGATTTTCGATCAACACTATAGATCATTACCCCTTAGACCATAAGATGGCAAAAGAATCTTCGGAAGATGCTTTGAAGCTTTATAAAAAAGTCGCAGCTAAGGGATACCTTGAATCTGCCAAAAAGTCAAAAGACACTGCAAAAGAGTACAAAGATGACTGCGA is from Treponema denticola and encodes:
- a CDS encoding HlyD family secretion protein, which encodes MKSILYVEDLTYTGEVLQEQKTGIFSSVISIICLLALCTTAWLILGKKEEVVRASGMVRPIENVSFVKSFTAGKIQNIHFTSGQYVEKGAILLNIDDTVAQKERQNLEDLMIKIEQKIKDTEACIKSAEKDLMLVPFERKIAYKRMENYFSVKTNLKKALELNSRIFEEEKALPYFSLANQKIELLNLNVEKSKRDLEQYKNSFFHSLLSEKEALELQKENLSNSLFKMEESLKLFTVYAPISGEVQEISSLNCGDNVFSGQEILKIVPSSSENIRVVLRLPSSKAGLVREDMKVRLKFPAFPHHEFGSLDGQVETILPDVFLGAKNSEYAVFVKLDGNTLPDKKGMAHFLKVGLDAEASIITETGSILSFILKRLEVK
- a CDS encoding peptidase domain-containing ABC transporter: MKNIILQKNREDCGAACIANICRHYEKPIDMGKIRRLLQGGKKGASGLGIIHAAETLGFSCRGAVSESKEIPKNIPMPFIAHAVRGSDNHYLVVYKSDSNYVYLADPSEGYKKINTEVFQKNWTGVFFVLLPRPDFSDKGSSSKGLTRFLPILKSHKKICAEILIASVILSFLGIISAFYFRFLIDEVLSSNLRETLTGFSVGFLGVIIFRSLLGLARNQLLMSMSYKIDTVLVYRYFEHILHLPMRFFTEKKTGELVARMNDTVTIRQVISATALTVVLDSLMLIFGAIFLISLGSNLLVAALVPVVVSSVLVWFYARPYQKMIRARASAEAEKHSCIVESLNGIATIKALGAESKALERAEFKIVNAIRKGIKLASFSNYQNSLQNFIGRCGTLAIYWLGSLNILNGSMSLGQLISFVILSGYFLDPLARLLTLQPQLQEAYVAAERLAEIFDEETEENLDKGKIESNGLAGKIDIKNLSFGYDSHSKNLKNINLSINPGERVAFVGASGSGKTTLAKLLMKFYSAQEGDIFVDDINLKDLKNDSYRKQIGYVPQDILLFSGTIAENINWSSGNGDYRRMMTAAEVSGAASFIESMPDRYNTLVGEQGTTLSGGERQRIAIARILLHNPSMLILDEATSALDGISEAEVLNTLKEIGAGRTSIIIAHRLSSIKDCDKIFVFDKGEIAEAGTHADLLEKDGVYSRLWETQNKEEYVA